A single region of the Micropterus dolomieu isolate WLL.071019.BEF.003 ecotype Adirondacks linkage group LG02, ASM2129224v1, whole genome shotgun sequence genome encodes:
- the lrrc4ba gene encoding leucine-rich repeat-containing protein 4B: MRIATLTCLSGPSPFLFLLAQLLLRLLLPGPELVGATSSCPSLCTCSNQASRVICTRQNLEEVPESISVNTRYLNLQENSIQVIKSDTFKHLRHLEILQLSKNQIRQIEVGAFNGLPNLNTLELFDNRLTLVPSHAFEYLSKLRELWLRNNPIETLPGYAFHRVPSLRRLDLGELKKLDFISDAAFVGLVNLRYLNLGMCGLKDIPKLTALVRLEELELSGNRLEIIRPGSFQGLVSLRKLWLMHSQVSVIERNAFDDLKNLEELNLSHNSLHSLPHDLFTPLHQLERVHLNHNPWICNCDVLWLSWWLKETVPSNTTCCARCHAPPFLKGKYIGELDQSHFTCYAPVIVEPPTDLNVTEGMAAELKCRTSTSTTSVNWITPNGTLMTHGSYRVRISVLHDGTLNFTNVTLRDTGQYTCMVTNAAGNTTATAVLNVTAADASVNYTYFTTVTVETVENPGESALVDINETFIRVHPGPTPSGHLWPEGLPTTASSLSAGWSSSSPRATRPTFTVPITEPGFSGLDDVMKTTKIIIGCFVAITFMAAVMLVVFYKLRKQHQLHKHHGPARAIEIINVEDELGAGASGRGSGISGGSTMTQSGSSGIGGGQSLRLHHPEMVNLPNLARSEHLNHYYKTHHFNNNMMGLGMGTGSGVGLNNNNNPSPCSQSQNTSISCSQIPTSNSGGTPTGGTLPSPVPLPQLGLHNSLKGLMGKSQNEPLLFKSGSKENVQETQI, encoded by the exons ATGCGCATCGCCACGCTGACCTGCCTTTCCGGCCCTTCCCCCTTCCTCTTTCTATTGGCCCAGCTGCTACTGCGGCTCCTCCTCCCCGGGCCGGAGTTGGTGGGAGCCACCTCCTCCTGCCCCTCCCTCTGCACCTGCTCCAACCAGGCCAGCCGAGTCATCTGCACCAGGCAAAACTTGGAGGAGGTGCCCGAAAGCATATCAGTCAACACGCGATACCTCAACCTGCAGGAGAACTCCATACAG GTTATCAAGTCAGACACTTTCAAGCACTTGaggcaccttgagatcctccaGCTCTCCAAGAATCAGATCCGTCAGATTGAAGTAGGCGCATTTAATGGCCTCCCCAACCTCAACACACTGGAGCTGTTCGACAACCGCCTCACGCTGGTGCCATCACATGCCTTTGAGTACCTCAGCAAGCTACGAGAGCTGTGGCTGCGCAACAACCCCATTGAGACTCTGCCGGGCTATGCCTTCCACCGTGTGCCCTCGCTACGTCGTCTGGATCTGGGTGAGCTCAAGAAGTTGGATTTCATCTCTGATGCAGCCTTTGTGGGCCTGGTCAATCTACGATACCTGAACCTGGGCATGTGTGGGCTGAAAGACATTCCCAAACTGACAGCTCTTGTGCGTTTGGAGGAGCTGGAGCTGTCAGGAAACCGGCTGGAGATCATCCGACCTGGTTCCTTTCAGGGCCTGGTGTCTCTCCGCAAGCTGTGGCTCATGCACTCACAGGTGTCCGTCATTGAGCGCAATGCCTTTGATGACCTGAAAAACCTTGAAGAGCTCAACCTGTCCCATAATTCCCTGCACTCCTTGCCCCATGACCTCTTCACACCCCTTCACCAGCTGGAGAGGGTACACCTTAACCACAACCCCTGGATCTGCAACTGTGATGTGCTTTGGCTGAGCTGGTGGTTGAAAGAGACGGTGCCCAGCAACACCACCTGCTGTGCCCGCTGCCATGCTCCCCCATTCTTAAAGGGCAAATATATTGGAGAGCTTGACCAGAGCCACTTCACCTGCTATGCGCCTGTCATTGTCGAGCCACCTACCGACCTCAATGTCACTGAGGGTATGGCTGCTGAGCTCAAGTGTCGCACAAGCACCTCCACAACATCTGTCAACTGGATCACCCCTAATGGCACTTTAATGACCCATGGCTCTTACCGGGTGCGGATATCTGTCCTGCATGATGGCACACTCAACTTCACGAATGTCACTCTGCGTGACACTGGCCAGTACACCTGCATGGTCACCAATGCTGCTGGCAATACCACAGCAACTGCTGTCCTCAATGTCACTGCTGCTGATGCCAGTGTCAACTACACCTACTTTACAACAGTTACTGTGGAAACAGTGGAGAACCCAGGAGAGTCTGCATTGGTAGACATCAATGAGACCTTCATCCGTGTTCACCCAGGCCCCACTCCCTCGGGCCACCTGTGGCCAGAAGGTCTTCCTACCACAGCCTCCTCTCTGTCAGCTGGCTGGTCCTCCTCGTCTCCTCGGGCCACCCGACCCACCTTCACTGTGCCCATCACTGAGCCAGGCTTCTCAGGCCTGGATGATGTGATGAAGACCACCAAGATCATCATTGGCTGCTTCGTAGCCATTACCTTTATGGCAGCGGTGATGCTGGTGGTCTTCTACAAGCTGAGGAAGCAGCATCAGTTGCATAAACACCACGGCCCTGCTCGTGCCATTGAGATCATCAATGTTGAGGATGAGCTGGGGGCCGGAGCTAGTGGTCGGGGCAGCGGCATCTCAGGAGGCTCCACCATGACGCAGAGCGGAAGCAGTGGGATAGGAGGAGGCCAGAGCCTCAGACTGCACCACCCAGAGATGGTCAACTTGCCTAACCTGGCTCGATCGGAGCACCTCAACCACTACTACAAAACCCATCacttcaacaacaacatgatgGGCCTGGGCATGGGCACAGGTTCTGGTGTGGgcctcaacaacaacaacaacccctCGCCTTGCTCTCAGTCTCAAAACACGTCCATATCCTGTTCCCAGATTCCAACCTCCAACAGTGGAGGAACGCCCACAGGTGGCACCCTGCCCTCCCCTGTGCCCCTGCCCCAGTTGGGTCTCCACAATTCTCTGAAAGGCCTTATGGGGAAAAGCCAGAATGAGCCCCTGCTATTTAAGAGTGGCTCCAAGGAAAATGTGCAAGAGACTCAAATTTGA